In one window of Rhodoglobus vestalii DNA:
- a CDS encoding DNA topoisomerase IB encodes MVRLRRSNTTGRGYHRARSGSGFSYRDFAGETVGDRELRTRFASLGIPPAWTDVWICPHENGHVQATGVDDAGRRQYIYHPAWRERQDRAKFERALLLAAALPSARAVVTRTLRSNDDPHLRTLAAAFRMLDTGSLRVGSERYAEAHGSHGLSTLLCSHVSVSKDRIQLNFPAKSGQLWESEIEDADLAAYVRIRLRGAGDTPLLSWRNGQELRALTAPEINEYVRERTGGEFTAKDFRTLSGSIAAATSLAVTGPETSQRAQSRAVRVAMECAAERLGNTPAIARKSYVDPRIIDLYAAGETIDAQSGASAEAELRKLLSRGSPLA; translated from the coding sequence GTGGTTCGACTGCGGCGAAGCAACACAACGGGGCGCGGCTATCACCGCGCGCGTTCGGGCAGCGGATTCAGTTACCGAGATTTCGCCGGTGAAACGGTGGGCGACCGCGAACTGCGAACCCGATTCGCTTCGCTCGGAATTCCACCCGCGTGGACCGACGTGTGGATTTGCCCGCACGAAAACGGGCACGTGCAAGCGACGGGGGTGGATGATGCGGGCCGCCGCCAATACATTTATCACCCGGCATGGCGCGAACGACAGGATCGCGCCAAGTTTGAGCGTGCACTGCTGCTCGCTGCCGCACTCCCCTCGGCACGCGCCGTCGTCACCCGCACTCTGCGCAGCAACGACGATCCGCACCTTCGCACTCTGGCGGCAGCCTTCCGGATGCTCGACACCGGCTCACTGCGCGTGGGCAGTGAGCGCTATGCCGAAGCACACGGCAGTCACGGACTCTCCACCCTGCTCTGTAGCCATGTGAGTGTGAGCAAGGACCGCATCCAGCTAAATTTTCCGGCCAAGAGCGGCCAACTCTGGGAGAGCGAGATCGAGGATGCGGATCTGGCGGCGTATGTGCGCATCCGCTTGCGTGGAGCCGGCGATACCCCGCTGCTGTCGTGGCGCAACGGCCAAGAATTGCGCGCGCTGACCGCCCCTGAGATTAACGAGTACGTGCGCGAGCGCACCGGTGGCGAGTTCACGGCGAAAGACTTTCGCACCCTCAGCGGCAGCATCGCTGCCGCGACGAGTCTTGCCGTCACCGGGCCAGAAACCAGTCAGCGAGCACAGAGCCGAGCGGTGCGCGTGGCCATGGAGTGTGCGGCCGAGAGACTGGGCAATACTCCGGCGATTGCGCGCAAGAGTTACGTTGATCCTCGCATCATTGACCTGTATGCGGCGGGCGAAACTATCGACGCGCAGAGTGGGGCCTCGGCTGAAGCTGAACTGCGCAAGCTGCTTTCGCGTGGCAGCCCGTTAGCCTGA
- a CDS encoding DUF427 domain-containing protein, producing MKAVIGDTVIAEAPQEDLIKIEGNWYFPPTSVNHELLEKSPTPYHCPWKGDCQYFTVSANGQQYQDRAFSYPNILPGAEKRVGKDFSNYVTFWKEVQFVD from the coding sequence ATGAAGGCAGTAATCGGCGACACTGTGATCGCAGAGGCACCCCAGGAAGATCTCATCAAGATTGAGGGCAACTGGTACTTCCCGCCCACCAGTGTGAACCACGAACTCCTCGAGAAGAGCCCCACGCCGTATCACTGCCCGTGGAAGGGTGACTGCCAGTACTTTACTGTCAGCGCTAACGGCCAGCAGTACCAAGACCGCGCCTTCAGCTACCCCAACATTCTTCCGGGTGCCGAGAAGCGCGTCGGCAAGGATTTCTCCAACTATGTGACGTTCTGGAAAGAGGTTCAGTTCGTCGACTAA
- a CDS encoding CGNR zinc finger domain-containing protein, which yields MQHPETPARTGQWFTSSTSRQWWFDSGARTLDFAYTGAMGTNPEWERLHSPGDLAAWLEGRFNESDGAVSERDLTDARGLREAIASIASALSVNGSPDPQQVDVINLFAATADVPPRLAGGGMKAGRTTVRTGQALSTMAREAVFLFGEAQHERIRECAADDCALVFYDESRSNNRRWCSMQRCGNRAKVRSHRARNAAR from the coding sequence GTGCAACATCCCGAAACTCCTGCTCGCACCGGCCAATGGTTCACCTCGAGCACCTCACGGCAGTGGTGGTTTGACTCCGGCGCTCGTACCCTCGATTTCGCGTACACCGGTGCCATGGGCACCAATCCTGAGTGGGAGAGGCTGCACAGCCCCGGCGACCTCGCCGCGTGGCTTGAGGGACGATTTAATGAGTCGGATGGCGCCGTCAGCGAGCGCGACCTCACCGACGCTCGAGGCTTGCGAGAAGCGATCGCCTCCATCGCATCCGCACTCAGTGTCAACGGGAGCCCCGACCCTCAACAGGTCGATGTGATCAACCTTTTTGCGGCAACAGCGGATGTTCCGCCGCGGCTAGCGGGAGGTGGGATGAAAGCCGGCCGCACCACCGTTCGCACCGGCCAGGCACTCTCGACGATGGCCCGCGAAGCCGTGTTTCTGTTTGGAGAAGCACAGCACGAACGAATCCGCGAGTGCGCCGCCGACGACTGTGCTCTCGTGTTCTACGACGAATCTCGTTCCAACAATCGCCGCTGGTGCTCGATGCAACGCTGCGGTAATCGCGCAAAAGTGCGCAGCCACCGTGCCCGAAATGCGGCACGCTAA
- a CDS encoding SprT-like domain-containing protein, giving the protein MADLPRVRVWADALIRLHLTDEWQFVFDNAKTRAGLCNYTHKRISVSRYLAARYEDDEIHQVLLHEVAHAMAGSAAGHGAQWKAVARDLGYEGKRLHGGAIADEFAPWVGTCPAGHLHHRYRRPTRILACGLCSRKFASAHRIEWAHRTVSRPRG; this is encoded by the coding sequence GTGGCCGATCTTCCCCGAGTGCGTGTGTGGGCTGACGCGCTCATCCGACTGCACCTGACCGACGAGTGGCAATTTGTCTTCGACAACGCCAAAACGCGGGCCGGGCTCTGCAACTACACCCACAAACGCATCTCAGTCTCGAGATATCTAGCTGCACGGTATGAGGATGACGAGATTCATCAGGTGCTGTTGCATGAAGTCGCTCACGCCATGGCCGGGTCTGCGGCCGGTCACGGAGCTCAGTGGAAGGCTGTTGCGCGCGACCTCGGTTACGAAGGCAAACGACTTCACGGCGGAGCGATCGCCGACGAGTTTGCCCCTTGGGTGGGCACCTGCCCCGCCGGCCACCTCCACCACCGGTATCGCAGACCCACCCGCATACTCGCGTGCGGGCTCTGCTCTCGAAAGTTTGCCAGCGCCCACCGCATCGAGTGGGCGCATCGCACGGTATCGCGACCGCGCGGGTAG
- a CDS encoding signal peptidase I codes for MSELTARADARNTQRTRDEKPKSLLHYLGVGISAGLFGLVLLVGALVIVIPNAAGATPLTVLTSSMEPGLPPGTLIVVKPIETNDIAMGDVITYQIESGKAGVVTHRITGITNSSDGSRTFTLKGDNNDIADEPQVLPAQIQGKLWYSVPWIGYVSNFVNGDSKSWFVPAIAIALFTYAGFMITSGILSSARKRKRKQARAEREAERAASIEAVTAADTVTATEDRVLQH; via the coding sequence ATGTCTGAGCTCACCGCTCGCGCTGACGCCCGCAACACACAGCGCACCCGTGACGAAAAACCAAAAAGCCTGCTGCACTATCTGGGAGTAGGCATCAGCGCTGGTCTCTTCGGACTCGTCCTCCTTGTTGGCGCGCTCGTGATCGTCATCCCGAACGCGGCCGGAGCAACACCGCTCACCGTGCTCACCAGCTCAATGGAACCCGGTCTTCCCCCCGGAACCCTCATCGTGGTCAAGCCAATCGAAACCAATGACATAGCCATGGGTGATGTCATCACGTACCAAATCGAGTCAGGTAAGGCCGGTGTGGTCACCCACCGCATCACCGGAATCACAAACTCGAGCGACGGAAGCCGCACCTTCACCCTGAAGGGAGACAACAATGACATCGCCGATGAACCCCAAGTGTTGCCCGCACAGATTCAAGGCAAACTCTGGTACAGCGTTCCGTGGATCGGATACGTCAGCAACTTTGTGAACGGCGACAGCAAATCATGGTTTGTGCCGGCAATTGCCATTGCCCTCTTTACTTATGCGGGCTTCATGATCACGAGCGGGATTCTGTCGAGCGCGCGCAAGCGCAAGCGGAAACAAGCTCGTGCTGAGCGTGAAGCCGAGCGCGCCGCATCCATCGAAGCCGTCACAGCCGCAGATACTGTCACTGCCACCGAAGATCGAGTGCTGCAGCACTAG
- a CDS encoding fibronectin type III domain-containing protein: MSRQAPHATASRACPSMKAWTRMSIVSGVVVFLSLTSSIGFAAWTASSTKTATVSAGTIAVSTATSDGAATITSLGHTYTTTSRTMVKPITIRNTGSVVATVSGVAIAATSTSSLPGEQIAVEFWAGTSETCATAAPTVLTTLGAGNVSLRNLTMVIPVNGSALLCTSTKFPGNIAAQAGKKITASFAITTTAGSNWNATDVVPVNNRSFTQEIFEKPAPNAPTMLVCEDQKSDKKVEISWTAPAGFTTPNDGYNIYYDGVLETNTAETTVEIKEKKPVRMNITIRAVDANGIESVDSRIIEIEPRKTDDGGKEKGISCAN; this comes from the coding sequence ATGAGCCGTCAAGCACCGCACGCAACAGCATCACGCGCATGCCCGAGCATGAAGGCGTGGACCCGCATGTCGATCGTCTCCGGTGTCGTCGTGTTTCTCTCTCTTACGTCCAGCATTGGATTCGCCGCCTGGACTGCGTCATCAACGAAGACGGCAACCGTTTCGGCCGGGACCATTGCGGTGAGCACGGCAACGTCGGACGGAGCGGCGACGATAACGTCGCTAGGCCACACGTACACAACCACAAGCCGAACAATGGTCAAGCCAATAACGATTCGCAACACCGGCAGCGTCGTTGCCACCGTGAGTGGTGTAGCTATCGCCGCGACATCGACCAGCTCTCTTCCGGGCGAACAGATCGCCGTTGAGTTTTGGGCGGGCACTAGTGAAACATGCGCAACGGCGGCACCCACCGTGTTGACCACGCTCGGTGCCGGCAATGTTTCTTTGCGCAACCTCACGATGGTCATTCCTGTCAATGGCTCAGCGCTCCTCTGCACCTCCACGAAGTTCCCGGGGAACATAGCTGCCCAAGCGGGAAAGAAAATTACGGCGTCCTTCGCAATCACCACTACCGCCGGGAGCAACTGGAATGCGACAGATGTGGTTCCGGTCAACAATCGCTCCTTCACGCAAGAAATCTTCGAGAAGCCCGCGCCTAATGCCCCCACAATGCTTGTCTGCGAAGACCAGAAGAGCGATAAGAAGGTCGAGATTTCGTGGACCGCTCCCGCGGGGTTTACCACCCCCAACGACGGTTACAACATCTACTACGATGGCGTGCTCGAAACCAACACTGCGGAAACAACGGTTGAGATTAAGGAAAAGAAACCAGTCCGCATGAACATCACCATCCGTGCGGTGGATGCCAACGGTATCGAGTCGGTGGATTCGAGAATCATCGAGATCGAGCCCAGGAAGACGGACGACGGCGGCAAAGAGAAGGGCATCTCATGCGCAAACTAG
- a CDS encoding TasA family protein, translated as MNSSTVHGSHHPDMVNGRHQRRTASPFSWLVRGVFGSVKALAVLTIAVSLGLLGTGGTYAYLSASATAAPGSTIRAGSAALTIGSEALNWSALAPGHSVSGTFSITNTGDVPLALSATIAAAVTGSSRTNPFTISVTNGACPASGIPSGTLNSTLAAGATTQACLGVILPANAPANAQATNVHIGATVSGVQP; from the coding sequence ATGAACTCCTCAACAGTTCACGGGTCGCACCACCCTGACATGGTTAACGGCCGTCATCAGCGGCGAACCGCATCCCCCTTCTCCTGGCTAGTTCGAGGAGTGTTCGGCAGTGTGAAAGCACTGGCTGTTCTGACGATTGCTGTTTCCCTCGGCCTTCTCGGCACCGGTGGAACCTACGCCTATCTCAGTGCCTCAGCCACGGCCGCGCCCGGTTCAACGATCCGCGCGGGCTCTGCCGCACTCACAATAGGCTCAGAAGCGCTCAACTGGTCGGCACTTGCCCCTGGCCACTCAGTGTCCGGAACTTTTTCCATCACCAACACCGGTGACGTTCCTCTCGCGCTTTCGGCGACAATCGCTGCGGCGGTGACGGGTTCATCGAGGACAAACCCATTCACCATTTCGGTGACCAACGGCGCGTGCCCTGCATCTGGAATCCCGTCCGGAACCTTGAACAGCACACTCGCTGCCGGAGCCACCACACAAGCGTGCCTCGGTGTGATTCTCCCAGCAAACGCACCCGCTAACGCGCAGGCGACGAACGTTCACATTGGCGCGACAGTCTCCGGGGTCCAGCCATGA
- a CDS encoding alternate-type signal peptide domain-containing protein, whose amino-acid sequence MNKLVKGSIAGAAGIALLLGGAGTLASWNASAAVEGGNISAGTLNIEAVDGEADGWQLNGTGAVEDNASDFTIVPGSALTYTATFDVTAIGDTLTATAALADESIVAASDSKEDVAFAKFLSSDATFTIDGKNETAVVASDVKQTVVVTVTINFANGEAGAENEAMRGDVNLKDFAITLTQTTN is encoded by the coding sequence ATGAACAAGCTCGTTAAAGGCTCCATCGCAGGCGCAGCAGGAATCGCACTGCTCCTTGGTGGCGCCGGCACCCTCGCCTCGTGGAACGCTTCTGCCGCGGTAGAGGGTGGAAACATCAGCGCCGGCACGCTCAACATCGAGGCCGTCGACGGCGAAGCTGACGGATGGCAGCTCAACGGCACCGGAGCAGTCGAAGACAACGCCTCTGACTTCACGATCGTCCCAGGCAGCGCACTAACCTACACCGCGACTTTCGATGTGACCGCAATTGGTGACACCCTCACCGCGACCGCTGCGCTAGCCGACGAGTCAATTGTTGCAGCAAGCGACTCAAAGGAAGACGTCGCGTTCGCAAAATTCCTTAGCTCTGACGCGACATTCACGATCGATGGAAAGAACGAAACCGCCGTCGTCGCATCTGACGTCAAGCAAACCGTAGTGGTTACTGTGACCATTAATTTCGCCAATGGTGAAGCTGGCGCTGAGAACGAAGCGATGCGCGGCGATGTCAACCTTAAGGACTTCGCTATCACGCTGACTCAGACCACCAACTAG
- a CDS encoding spermidine synthase, producing the protein MAEHPTITLKLSGHLAEIAPDRWVDGAYTLTVDGTPQSHVNMDDPSELFFEYVHRIGHVIDQLTEPGAPITAVHLGGGALTLPRYVEATRPGSRQQVVELESDLVDFVRTELPWSKQASIRVRHGDAREVLGKFPPGLRGAVDLLVVDIFSGARTPAHVTSLEFYTEAMTLLAPEGVIVVNVADGPGLAFARSQAATLKHTVGHVAALAETQILKGRRFGNIVLVGSPSALPLHWMPRLLAGGPHPSKVIAGVELLDFIGSSPVVTDATAVKSPPPAKSIFQLKPGRG; encoded by the coding sequence ATGGCCGAGCATCCGACAATCACATTGAAACTCAGCGGCCACCTCGCCGAAATTGCGCCCGATCGGTGGGTGGATGGCGCCTACACCCTCACCGTCGATGGCACGCCGCAGTCGCACGTCAACATGGATGATCCCAGCGAGCTATTTTTCGAATATGTGCATCGCATTGGACACGTCATTGATCAACTCACCGAACCCGGAGCGCCGATCACCGCCGTTCACCTCGGCGGTGGCGCCCTCACCCTCCCCCGCTATGTTGAGGCCACACGCCCAGGGTCCCGCCAACAGGTGGTTGAGCTGGAATCGGATCTGGTGGATTTTGTTCGCACGGAACTTCCGTGGTCGAAGCAGGCATCCATTCGTGTTCGTCACGGTGATGCGCGCGAGGTGCTCGGCAAGTTTCCGCCCGGCTTGCGCGGTGCCGTTGACCTGTTGGTCGTCGACATCTTCAGTGGGGCTCGAACCCCCGCCCATGTGACGAGCCTTGAGTTCTACACCGAAGCGATGACGTTGCTGGCACCGGAGGGCGTGATTGTTGTCAACGTTGCTGACGGACCCGGGCTGGCGTTTGCTCGCAGCCAAGCGGCGACCCTGAAGCACACCGTCGGACACGTGGCGGCTCTGGCCGAGACCCAAATTCTCAAGGGGCGACGATTCGGAAATATCGTGCTGGTGGGGTCACCCTCGGCGCTTCCGCTGCACTGGATGCCACGGCTATTGGCGGGCGGCCCGCACCCGTCGAAAGTGATCGCCGGGGTCGAGTTGCTCGACTTTATTGGCAGTTCACCGGTCGTTACCGACGCCACTGCGGTCAAATCACCGCCTCCAGCGAAAAGTATTTTTCAATTAAAACCTGGGCGTGGATAG
- the speB gene encoding agmatinase, whose translation MPNPNRQLPPHLQAQLNAQSYVGPATFGMRPMLSEPEELDAWKPDVAVVGAPWDDSTTNRPGARFGPRALRASAYDPGTYHLDLGVEIFDHLDVVDYGDAVTSHGMWELSKAAIHERVSEVASRGIIPFVIGGDHSITWPAATAVAEHHGFGNVVMIHFDAHADTANILEGNLASHGTPMRRLIESGAIPGPNFLQVGLRGYWPGEEDQQWMRDNGLKHFMMQEFWERGVKAVIPDVIAAAKARASKVYISIDIDVLDPGFAPATGTPEPGGFAPIDLLRMVRQIVLETDVVGFDIMEVAPAYDHADITVNNAHRLIWEAFGAMAAKKRTAGLTANP comes from the coding sequence ATGCCCAATCCGAACCGTCAGCTCCCGCCCCATCTTCAGGCGCAATTAAATGCGCAGTCCTATGTGGGCCCCGCCACTTTTGGTATGCGGCCAATGCTGAGCGAGCCCGAAGAACTCGACGCGTGGAAGCCCGACGTTGCCGTCGTGGGAGCTCCGTGGGATGACAGCACCACCAATCGACCTGGCGCGCGCTTTGGGCCTCGTGCTCTGCGCGCCAGTGCGTATGACCCCGGCACCTATCACCTTGATCTTGGCGTGGAGATTTTTGATCACCTCGATGTTGTCGATTACGGGGATGCCGTCACGAGTCACGGAATGTGGGAACTATCGAAGGCCGCCATTCACGAGCGCGTCTCCGAGGTTGCCAGTCGCGGCATCATCCCGTTTGTTATCGGAGGAGACCATTCCATCACCTGGCCGGCGGCGACCGCCGTTGCCGAGCATCATGGGTTCGGCAATGTCGTGATGATCCATTTTGATGCGCACGCCGATACGGCAAACATTCTGGAGGGCAACCTTGCCAGCCACGGCACCCCCATGCGGCGTCTCATTGAGTCGGGCGCGATCCCCGGCCCCAACTTTTTGCAGGTCGGGCTGCGCGGTTACTGGCCGGGGGAAGAAGACCAACAGTGGATGCGCGACAACGGTCTCAAGCACTTCATGATGCAAGAGTTTTGGGAACGCGGTGTCAAGGCCGTTATTCCTGATGTCATTGCCGCGGCGAAGGCCCGAGCATCCAAGGTGTACATCTCGATCGACATCGATGTGCTCGATCCCGGCTTCGCGCCTGCAACCGGAACACCAGAGCCCGGCGGCTTCGCCCCCATTGATTTGCTGCGGATGGTGCGCCAAATTGTGCTCGAAACGGATGTCGTGGGTTTCGACATCATGGAGGTCGCCCCGGCCTATGACCACGCCGATATCACCGTCAACAATGCCCACCGTTTGATCTGGGAAGCATTCGGGGCCATGGCAGCAAAGAAGCGTACGGCGGGACTCACAGCAAACCCCTAG
- the rpoB gene encoding DNA-directed RNA polymerase subunit beta encodes MAAARDASTNKSPKNGRSASRLSFAKITDTLTVPDLLALQTESFDWLVGNDDWIQRTTDGVAAGRTDMPSRSGLDEIFEEISPIEDLGETMQLSFTEPELEQPKYSIDECKERGKTFAAPLYVNAEFMNHLTGEIKTQTVFMGDFPLMTARGTFIINGTERVVVSQLVRSPGVYFDRQPEKLSDKDIYSARIIPSRGAWLEFEIDKRDQVGVRIDRKRKQSVTVFLKALGLTSEEILAEFKGFPSIEATLEKDNILTKEEALKDIYRKLRPGEQVAAEAARALLDNFYFNSKRYDLAKVGRYKINRKLGLDTDIKESVLTVEDIIATIKYMVSLHDTAAPIVSVSDSGVASVKGVRDGKKVNVRLDIDDIDHFGNRRIRAVGELIQNQVRTGLSRMERVVRERMTTQDIEAITPQTLINVRPVVAAIKEFFGTSQLSQFMDQNNPLAGLTHKRRLSALGPGGLSRERAGVEVRDVHPSHYGRMCPIETPEGPNIGLIGSLASFARINAFGFIETPYRRLINGTVSTTIDYLTASEEDEFVVAQANAPLTKDMKFAEPRVLARKKSGEVDLVPVEDIAYMDVSPRQMVSVATSLIPFLEHDDANRALMGANMQRQAVPLLRSESPLVGTGMEGFAAIDAGDVVTTLKAGVVSEVSADVVVVQLDEGGTQEYFLRKFDRSNQGTSYNHRVIVSAGDRVEEGQVIADGPATENGELALGKNLLVAFMPWEGHNFEDAIILSQNLVKDDVLSSIHIEEYEVDARDTKLGKEEITRDLPNVSPELLADLDERGIIRIGAEVRPGDILVGKVTPKGETELSAEERLLRAIFNEKSREVRDTSLKVPHGEAGTIIAVKEFSADNDDELGSGVNQRVVVYIAQKRKITEGDKLAGRHGNKGVISKILPVEDMPFLEDGTPVDIILNPLGIPGRMNFGQVLETHLGWVAKQGWEVEGDPEWARSLPAEAYKAEPGTKVATPVFDGAYEEEIAGLLDSTTPTRDGVRLIDSTGKTRLFDGRSGEPFPAPVSVGYMYILKLHHLVDDKIHARSTGPYSMITQQPLGGKAQFGGQRFGEMEVWALEAYGAAYALQELLTIKSDDILGRVKVYEAIVKGENIQEPGIPESFKVLIKEMQSLCLNVEVLSADGSTVNLRDTDDEAFRAAEELGINISARFESSSVDEI; translated from the coding sequence TTGGCTGCTGCGCGCGATGCGTCCACCAATAAGTCCCCGAAAAATGGCCGCTCAGCTTCGCGGCTCTCTTTCGCCAAAATCACTGACACACTCACGGTTCCCGATCTGCTCGCACTGCAGACCGAGAGCTTTGATTGGCTCGTCGGAAATGATGACTGGATTCAGCGTACGACCGACGGTGTAGCTGCCGGTCGCACCGATATGCCGTCACGCAGTGGTCTCGATGAAATCTTTGAAGAGATTTCGCCGATCGAAGACCTCGGCGAGACGATGCAGTTGTCGTTTACGGAGCCGGAGCTCGAACAGCCCAAGTACTCCATCGATGAGTGCAAGGAGCGCGGCAAGACTTTTGCTGCGCCCCTTTATGTGAACGCCGAGTTCATGAACCACCTCACCGGTGAGATCAAGACTCAGACCGTGTTCATGGGTGACTTCCCGCTGATGACCGCTCGCGGTACCTTCATCATCAACGGAACCGAGCGCGTCGTTGTTTCGCAGCTCGTGCGTTCGCCCGGTGTCTACTTTGACCGCCAGCCCGAGAAGCTCTCCGACAAAGACATTTATTCGGCGCGCATCATCCCCAGCCGCGGTGCGTGGCTTGAGTTTGAGATCGACAAGCGCGACCAGGTCGGCGTTCGTATCGACCGCAAGCGCAAGCAGTCGGTCACCGTTTTCCTGAAGGCCCTCGGCCTCACCAGCGAAGAGATCCTTGCCGAGTTCAAGGGTTTCCCCTCGATCGAAGCCACCTTGGAGAAAGACAACATCCTCACCAAGGAAGAAGCACTCAAGGACATCTACCGCAAGCTTCGCCCCGGTGAGCAGGTTGCTGCCGAAGCTGCCCGCGCGCTGCTTGACAACTTCTACTTCAACTCCAAGCGCTACGACCTCGCGAAGGTTGGTCGTTACAAGATCAACCGCAAGCTCGGTCTCGACACCGACATTAAAGAGTCGGTGCTCACGGTTGAAGACATCATCGCAACCATCAAGTACATGGTTTCGTTGCACGACACCGCGGCTCCCATCGTTTCGGTCAGTGACAGCGGTGTGGCCAGTGTCAAGGGCGTGCGCGATGGCAAGAAGGTGAACGTTCGTCTCGACATTGACGACATTGACCACTTCGGCAACCGCCGCATCCGTGCCGTCGGTGAGCTCATCCAGAACCAGGTTCGCACCGGCCTCAGCCGTATGGAGCGTGTTGTTCGTGAGCGCATGACCACACAGGACATCGAAGCGATCACCCCGCAAACACTGATCAACGTGCGCCCCGTCGTCGCCGCGATCAAGGAATTCTTCGGCACTTCGCAGCTTTCGCAGTTCATGGATCAGAACAACCCGCTCGCGGGACTGACCCACAAGCGTCGACTGTCGGCGCTGGGCCCGGGTGGTTTGAGTCGTGAGCGCGCCGGTGTTGAAGTTCGAGACGTTCACCCCTCTCACTACGGCCGTATGTGCCCGATTGAGACTCCGGAGGGCCCCAACATTGGGCTGATCGGTTCGCTCGCATCGTTCGCCCGCATCAACGCATTCGGGTTCATCGAGACCCCGTACCGTCGCCTCATTAATGGCACGGTCTCGACCACGATCGACTACCTGACGGCAAGCGAAGAAGACGAATTCGTTGTCGCTCAGGCAAACGCACCGCTCACCAAGGACATGAAGTTCGCTGAGCCACGCGTTCTGGCACGCAAGAAGAGTGGCGAGGTCGACCTCGTTCCCGTCGAAGACATTGCCTACATGGATGTGTCGCCGCGCCAGATGGTGTCGGTAGCCACCTCGCTCATCCCCTTCCTCGAGCACGACGATGCAAACCGCGCACTCATGGGCGCCAACATGCAGCGTCAGGCTGTTCCGCTGCTGCGCAGCGAGAGCCCGCTCGTGGGAACCGGTATGGAAGGCTTTGCCGCCATTGACGCGGGAGACGTTGTCACCACGCTCAAGGCCGGTGTTGTTTCCGAGGTTTCGGCCGACGTCGTTGTTGTTCAGCTGGATGAGGGCGGAACCCAGGAATACTTCCTGCGCAAGTTCGACCGCTCCAACCAGGGTACGAGCTACAACCATCGGGTCATCGTCAGCGCCGGAGACCGCGTCGAAGAGGGCCAGGTTATTGCCGATGGCCCCGCGACCGAGAACGGTGAGCTTGCACTCGGAAAGAACCTGCTCGTGGCATTCATGCCGTGGGAGGGTCACAACTTCGAAGACGCGATCATCCTGAGCCAAAATCTGGTGAAAGACGACGTACTGTCGTCCATCCACATCGAAGAGTATGAAGTGGATGCTCGTGACACCAAGCTCGGTAAAGAAGAGATCACGCGCGATCTGCCGAACGTTAGCCCAGAACTTTTGGCTGACCTCGACGAGCGTGGCATCATCCGCATCGGTGCTGAGGTTCGCCCCGGCGACATCCTCGTCGGCAAGGTCACACCCAAGGGTGAAACCGAGCTGTCGGCCGAAGAGCGACTGCTTCGCGCCATCTTCAACGAGAAGAGCCGCGAAGTTCGCGACACCTCACTGAAGGTTCCCCACGGTGAAGCCGGCACGATCATCGCCGTCAAGGAGTTCTCCGCCGACAACGATGACGAGCTTGGCTCGGGCGTCAACCAGCGTGTTGTCGTGTACATCGCCCAGAAGCGCAAGATCACCGAAGGTGACAAGCTCGCTGGTCGTCACGGCAACAAGGGTGTTATCTCCAAGATTCTGCCTGTCGAAGACATGCCGTTCCTTGAGGATGGAACCCCGGTTGACATCATCCTGAACCCGCTCGGTATTCCCGGTCGAATGAACTTCGGCCAGGTGCTCGAAACTCACCTCGGGTGGGTTGCGAAGCAGGGTTGGGAAGTTGAGGGTGACCCTGAGTGGGCGCGTTCGTTGCCGGCAGAGGCTTACAAAGCCGAACCCGGTACCAAGGTTGCTACTCCCGTATTCGACGGTGCTTACGAAGAGGAGATCGCGGGTCTGCTTGACTCCACGACCCCCACTCGTGACGGTGTTCGACTCATCGACTCCACCGGCAAAACCCGGCTGTTCGATGGTCGCTCGGGTGAGCCATTCCCGGCTCCCGTTTCGGTCGGTTACATGTACATCCTCAAGCTGCACCACCTCGTTGACGACAAGATTCACGCTCGCTCAACCGGTCCGTACTCCATGATCACGCAGCAGCCACTCGGTGGTAAGGCGCAGTTCGGTGGACAGCGTTTCGGTGAGATGGAAGTGTGGGCACTTGAGGCCTACGGTGCCGCGTACGCACTGCAGGAGCTTCTGACGATTAAGTCGGATGACATCCTCGGCCGCGTCAAGGTATACGAAGCAATCGTCAAGGGCGAGAACATCCAGGAGCCCGGTATCCCCGAGAGCTTCAAGGTGCTCATCAAGGAAATGCAGTCGCTGTGCCTCAACGTCGAAGTTCTTTCGGCCGACGGCTCAACGGTCAACCTCCGCGACACGGACGATGAAGCGTTCCGTGCCGCAGAAGAGTTGGGCATCAACATTTCCGCGCGGTTCGAATCCTCGTCTGTTGACGAGATCTAA